The window AACTCCCCTCCGAATCTACTTTAATTTTATGGTtgccttttattttatattagtataagatctgtatatgaatgtctataatttttttccgaATGGGGATAGGACCACGATGTATTATGTCTGTTTGCTTCCCTTTTAATACTATTATTACACgtttgttaaaatatatacgCCGTTCAATTTGAGTATGACAAGAATAACAAAAACCAGTTATATATTGCTACTTGTTGATAAGTTATTGGTTAGCTAAGGAAGGCCTGTGTGAAAGTTTAATTGAAAgcatagacaaaaaaaaacttaacttaTTATACAAATGTTTCACAGGAACAAAACACTTATCTTATACAACATATTATTTACtgtaacctttttttttgctaaattgtaaatttcataTTAATGAAAGAAGACTGTACAAAAGTTCAATCTAAAAACTGTTCTACCATggcaaaaagaaaggaaaaaacacAAGGTAGAACAAAATTATGGGTTGGCACCCCTGTGACTAAGTTATCCAAAGCGACATCTGAGATTTGAATTTCTTCTTGTCTCTCCTAGCTGTTATGATGTTTCGAACCTCCCTGTGGATTGTTCTTGACACTGCTTCAGCTGAAAGGTTGATTACAGTAATCTTATACCAATGTTAAATTAATGTTGTTCCTTCTTTTTCTAGAAAGAGGTACACCTAACTCCATTGGCACAAATTCGTCACAAATTCGTCTTTAGACATGAGATCATCGATCTTGTCCCCTcaattaagattttcagatctaGAGTCACGATCACCTTTAGTTAATTAAGATTCCACTAAATTAAAATCAGAATTGGTCAATGATAATATATGAACCCTTCATCTCTTGGACCATGCCTAACATTgcctttttttctttcattatgtgatatatatactatattttagcACTTATTCAtgattgaaagtttgaaacCACAACTAAATTTGGGttttacccaaaaaaagaaTAGGGATAAAAGAACAACTCCCTGTTAGTTTGTACTTTGTAGTATAGTGGTAAgtattttcttaacatttacaccaaCAATAATAATTTTGGTGTAATACTTCTCCTTTGTACAAGTAGTAATACAAGAACACGTTTTTTAGCAAAATGCATCTAGGCTGAAAGGTTATATAGCAAATGATTCTTAACATATGAACATGTTCCTCGGAAAGAAGTTTTTCAAACACTACTATCCACTGGTTACTGCGCTGGACCAAAATATCAACACCTAATTGTTCGAAAATTCCTTACTTACGTATGAAATTAAACtcaagaattttaaattttacaatggGAATCCGTAACTGCTCATATGCAAATGCAAATACTTTACGTGATCttctttttgattaaaaataattaatgaacAAAATATCTGCTATTTAGGCCAAACAAAATCAGTTCAAGTACTAAAGTAGTAAACACACGGGTCAAAGTGATTATTAACTAACTACTAATTAATTAtagaaaatcaaattatatgttcaaTTACTAAAGTAGTAAACACACGGGTCAAAGTGATTATTAACTAATCAACTGCTAATTAATTATAGAAAACCAAATTCTATGTTCAATTACCATTCCTCTTATATAGGCTTAAACCATATAAAGTTTCGAATATATATCCCGTTTTGTGCTAAGACCGAAATCAGAAGCATTACATTATAACtgataaaccaaaatataactccatgataaataaatattgcTCAGTATTGTTCTATATTGTGGTATTACTGTATATAATAACTAAGAACGTCTAGAatttcaaattaattaaaaacaatgatattttaactaaaactaggtgttttgtccgCGATGTGGgcttaaacatttttataaattcttgaaaaagttctttgtacactatcttcattatactaaaataaatattaaaataactcaatattaaatttttaactatataattaaaaaaaattatttgattaatatttagttatataatttatgtttttaactttttactaaaatactctTTCAGattacaatacaatatatataaaaattatctttttaagtatatttttagatttttgataattcaatattctatttttaattatataattaagaattttatttgattaatatttagttatataatttatatttttaactttttactaaaagactttttcagataacaatacaatatatacataaattatctatgtttaaattatattttcagatttttgataattcttactattattaattttaatctattatctaatcaaataaattaaaatttcgtttttattttttgatttatttatacattttattcattaagggtataaacgatattaaccactctaacttttaacgtgagagctcgattctaaaaatttactttaaaataactcaatattatatttttaattatataattaaaaaatatttgattaatatttaattatataatttatgttttaactttttactaaaatactttgtcagataacaatacaatatatataaaagttatctttttttaattatatttttagattttggataatttaatactctattttaattatataactaagaattttatttgattaatattttgttatatctttatgtttttaactttttactaaaagactttttcagataacaatacgatatatacataaattatcactgttttaattatattttcatattttggataactcttactattattaattttaatcaattatctaatcaaataaattaaaatttcgtttttattttttaatttatttatacattttattcattaagggtataaacaatattaaccactctaacttttaacgtgaaatCTCGATTCATAAAATTTACttcacaaataatagtatagattacaaCATTTCTTACAACACCCTTGTTACAAGAGAATTAAAATATTgcttactttatatataataaagttttattattttttataattatttaaaatatctactCGTGTTAGAATTTAAGAtgctttgaaatttttaattttgaagtgATCATAAACTCTTAGATAGCTTAACAGTAATGTGAATAATACAgcataatgaattttttttttcaagcatTTCATAGGAACAAAAACCCATGTGCGACGGTAGACAAACATAGCGTATCAACCAAACACTTGTCATCATCAAACTCCTATATAAAACCCTTCacacttcttcttcattttaaCCAGCTCCATTAAAGCTTTTTATCAACATTCTATAGATACCACAAGaaccagagagagagatggacGTTAGAGGGGGATGTTGCATAGCAAGATATGGTGGTTACGGTGGTCGCTACGGTCTCTCCAAGGCCGACCGAATCATGCTTCGGTTCCGACCAATTGCTCCCAAACCATCCAGCGACGGCGGCGGTGGATCTCCCGGCGCCGGAAAGTATTGCTCCTCTACAACAAGCGGTGGCAGCTCCGATGTATCCAGTAACACAAAGAGAGGAAAGAGGAAGTATCATAAGGAGAGTTCTGGCGTTAACTCCCGGAGGTGCAACAAGAGGAAGAGACCGAACACTAGAACGGCTGTTACCTTGTCTCTTTTACCAGATCTGAATGTATCTCCGGTGGAGAAGCAGAGGCAAAACGGTCCATTATGGCTAAGCTTCAGCGGCGGAGACCATGAGATGCTAACACCGTACAAGACGGCGGAGATCTCGCAAAGAACGGTGGTGGTCTCGTCGTGTGTGACGGTTGAGCGTGTGACCGACGCGTGGACTAACGGTTATGGTTTAGGGAAGACCGACGACGAGAAGAAGTTGAATCTAGCGAGAGAGGCTTGTCCAGGGTTTATATCGGACGGTGTTGGGAGAGTCACGTGGACCAACAAGGCGTATAGGAAGATGGCGAAGGAAGATATTAATATTCCGGTGGAGGACGGTGCACCGGGGATGAGTTATGATAATTTTCACGTGATCGTACGGTTGGTGATGAAGGAGAGGCCCATGCTCACGTACCCGGCGTTCACATGCAGCGTGAGGCTACAGTATACGTGTCAAGATCGTGAGAGAGGTTCAGTCACTGTGCCTTGTGATGTGTGGAGGATGGACGATGGAGGTTTTGCGTGGAAGCTTGACGTTAAGACCGCTTTGTGCCTGTAACGTTGTATGAGACAATGATTCATCCGAATATATATACCTACCGGCACAGTGTTTGATTCATCCGATGTGCTTTGAACCGGCCATGTGTTGGATTCAGTGGTGATTGATGAATGGTCCCAATAATATACAGATGGCCAACGTATAACACAAAGTAGCTAGTACTAAACTCTGGTTATTTATATTTGCACCTTGAACATATGTTCTTAGTCTGGTTGTTTATTTCGTTAGGATCTTGTTGTTGCTCTTATGCTTATTATATCTCTCTTGACCTTTGATGCTTTAATTGAAAATCTCAAGTTTatgcttttaagttttaaaagaaAGTTGTATATGTATATGTCTTTTGAATCATAAAGTTCTCTTCACcacattatttacttaatagTAGTGTGCCATAGCAAATATAACATTCTTCACGATCACAAGCCCATACCAAAAATCACGTAGCTACTACTAATGGACTACCTCATGATATTCATGAATGGGTCTTGGGTTTTCATAGGGACCTCAAAATCAAAAGTAAGTACCACAAGATCTATTCAACACTTTGTATCAGCCCGAAGTTCAAGTAAGTTTTCTAGTATCAGCTCTCAAGTAAACATTCATATAATAACTTTTGTTGTATCCCAAAGacagaaaacataaaaacatagatGAGACCACTTTATTCAGAAGATTTTAATGTCTAGTGGACTCTATAATATGTCTTCATAACACCCTTCCAACAGCTTTAAACTCTTGTACCCCATAACAAAATTAACATTCAAGTTCATTCGAGGTTTAAAAAAAGATGCTGAAACCTCAAGAATCTGCAGTAAAGAAAAGATGCTGGAAACAAGTGGGTAAACTGCACCAGACAATCACAGCAGGAACATGTAGAAGTTGGCAAAGTTATAgattatgtacatatatatagtccATTCTCTGGTTCACAAAGCATCCATTGGCTTGCAAGATTTACATAGTTAGGAGACTATATATACTTCCACCTAAATAGACACCAAAACCAGAAGTAGAGTTTGATCCTAAGAACTGAAATGCCTCTGATttcagtttacaaaaaaaaaaaaaaaaaaaacagaaaagccTTTGATTATATAAAGACAGAAACTAGGCTTCATCCTTGTAGGTTCAACATTGTTGTCCTCTACACTGAGCAATGCAAATTTCTCTAACTTAGTTTGTTGGGTGAGGAGAGTTAAGCTACAAACATCTCAAGAGACATACAAAAAAAAGTGGATTATATATTCACTTAATTAAACCGGAATCTAAATCCCGGTTAATCTCTAGAACCGGTCGGTATACGGAATCTCAATTTCCTCGGGAGGAAGCTCCCAGTTATCATCCTCTTCAACTTCTCTTCTGCTCTTAGTGACTTCTGAGGGAGCTGAATGctgtttaggtttagggtttggccTCCGTTTACGATACTTCTTAGCAGCTTCTTTGGTCTTACGCTTCCTCTTCTCCTGGGCGCTCTCGAAGAACCGCCTCCTCCTCGTCTCCTGCAGCACGCCCGCTCTGAACACCGATCTCTTGAAATCGTTCACCAGCTGCTCCTCCGTCTCGCCGTCTTTCGGCACCACCTCCACGTTGTAGTTCCCCGACTTGAAGAAGACGAGGTTCGCGTTCGCCAGCGAAGGGTACGCCACGCGGTTGGTGACGTCATCGTGATCAGACTTGAAGGAGAGCTGGGGAGATGGTCTAGTGAAAGTAGGTTTCAGACTCGGTGGGGACGGCGAGAGAGACGGCGAGAGGAGACGAGAAAAGACATCGGAGAGGGAAGCCATCGATTTTTAAGCGCAAAACGACGACGTTCTGATGGTAAATACTTTGTATCTGACCTAAACGAAGTCGTTTTAGTTTCGAAATATTTGTTTATCTGCCGAACGACGCCGTTTTAACCGTTGATGAAGTGAAGATTGAGGATCTTCTGAGATAAATGTTTTATTCtccaactatttttataatcGGCACATTTCCATTAAATTACGTTTTgcctaaaaatagtttttaaactaATTGTTAAGTATACAAAATTGGATATGGAAATAATTAACTATTAACAAATAAATAGAGacccaacaattttttttgtcaatttttcaatattaactattttaatctcaattttacaaataattttacacATGTAATAGTTACATATACTTATTAAATAGGCTGATTACTAATCGCGGggaaaaaactatattttactgtcatgatacatataaaatttcaaGTCAATCTATTTCTATAAATTCGAGTTAGGAAAAATTATGAAGTTGGATGAAATACATGTCTGCTTACTTATAAAGCTTGTTTTATGTTCCAAACTTGATGTTATCATTGATATGTATGACGATTCATAGAGAAATCACTATTCCTATTCCTGTGAAATGATGAATCATCTGTTTCTACAAAGCTTACATTAAGTATCATATTCATCTTTGGAAACCCAGCTGATATCCATAGTAACTGAGCTTCCCTCATAACCACCAAAAGTGACACTCTCGTTTGCGCATGTGCAATAAGCCAATGTTTGAGAAGATGTCCATCTTACGACGGCTTTGTTTTCTTCCCAGTTTTAACAATCCGACGCAACACTTGCGTCCCAGTTCTCTTTTCTCTGTAAGAACAACACAAACAAAGTGACCAAAGACTCTTAAATAACAAAGCAATGAGGGGAAGAAAAACGCAGAGAACATCATAAAGGTACCTTTGGTGTAAGAAGACCAGCAGATAAAAGAGTGGGAGAAGCATCAAGGTTAGTATTGAAACAGCGAGGTAGAAGACACCCGATTTCTTCTGCAGGAATTAGCATAGACTCAtatgttaaagaaaaaaactgatgatattttattttttgattggtttcaatgtgctttaacatATAAAGCATGGTAGAAGAtgcaaataaaaacatattttcactaagaagctcaaaaaaaaaaaactgataatatAATGTCTTTTTAATGGTTTCAATGTGCTTaaacataattattaataactaaCAGCCTCGTTTGGCACACATTAGTAACACTAGGGTGACTTGACAGATCTTACCTTGCCTCCTTTAGGAAACGGTTTGTTTTTTCCAGTACAGGTATGAGCATCACAGAACTGTCTTAAGAAGTGTTCTTCaatcatataaaaatcaaaaatcaaaaaacaaagAGGATAATTTAGAGAGACATTGTAGTAGTTTAATGAGTAAAGGCTTCTCAGTAAGGAGAGTCATACCATGAAGACGGCTAGCTGCAGGACCTTGACTCACTGGGAAACAAGTATTCGCAAGACTCTGACCAAACAAATAAACACACTCAAAGTAAGCTTTTCTCCTTGgagaaaattactaaaatagaaGCAATAAAGAAGGTAATAACCTCGCAGAGATGACGGTTTTTAGCAGCAGCTGCAGGGTTACACTTACTCTTCCCCTTCTTGGAACTCATCAACACAAAATCACAATGCAACGCACCACACAGATCCGCCAAACACTTTGTACCAGTCTAAAAAACAATCAATTAAGTTATAATCAGCTCAGAGCATTCAAAACAGAGAGCATAGACCACCACCGCATACCGTATTCAGAAGGTTATAGTGTCTAGTGGCGAAGTGCTGGTCAAGAAACTTCTCCTCGTTGAAACTCTTCCTGCAGTAACCGCATTTCCACTCGTATATATCCACGTGGACCTTGTGCTGTTCTTGGTCTCTGTAGAGGTCGTTGTCGGGATGGAGCCTGCACTTGTTTGGGATCTGGTATCTTTCCCTTTCAACAAACGGCGTCAAGTACTGTAAAGAAGAAACACTAAATCTTCACAAACGGCGTCAAATAAGATAGTAACAAGAGAAGAATCTCTAACTTACATCTTGTATAATCTGCCAAGCTGCTCTACTTCTATGTCGGGAACAGTGTATCTCTGGAGCATTACCTTCTCTAAGTTCCACGACAAGAGAGAATCAGTACAAAACAGAAGCTTAAGAGCTAAATCTAAAACTGGAACTAATCTACACAAAGGCTTATCACTACAACTAGTAAACAACAAATCTTcagtttatgttttgtttttgtttttgtctgtATAGAGACAAAGAGTTAAAATCAATGTATCTCTGTAGCATTACCTTCTTCCTTACCAGATCTAAGTTAGTTCCACGACAAGAaagaatcaaaaacaaaacagaagctTAAGAGCTTAAAGTTTAATCTAAAACTGGAAATAATCTACACAAAGGCTTATCACTACAGTTAGTCAACAACAAATCTTcagtttatgttttgtttttttttgtctgtatAGAGACAATGAGTTAGAATCTAAGTTCAACGACAAGGAAGAATCAATACAAAACAGAAGCTTAAGGCTTATCACTAAAACTAGTCAACATCAAAAGTTCCAGTTATGTTTTGTCTGTAGAGAGACAAGGAGTTGCCGGAGCTTTACCTGGTAGATTCAGATTCTCCCAACACCTACAGAGAGAAGATTCACTGGATTATAGATCAGAAAATTGCAAAATCAGATGAACGGTGGTGGAACACGTGAGCTTCGTTCGTTACAGTAcctgagagagaagaagaagaggaaagagtaagaggaggaggaggggaaTCACGGGACTTGACTCCTTTAGTCTTCCCATCGAAGAGAAGAGACGCAAGTGACGACGACGACGAAAGCTTCCTTACGAGAGATCTTCATTGCTATTTGTTGTTTCGGTATATAATTTTGTAGGCCCAATGGGCTTTTACTAATTCAAACGATGTTGGgctgtttttttgttgttgtctctCTCAATTTTctacatgttttttgtttttttgttgtctctctcaattttctacatttttaaataacttggttcattaaaaaaaaaaatattcttaagttttatttaaaatcataaatataccGTTTTAATAGAGTTGAAAAAGCGGTGTTTGCATCTGACTGCTCTCAACTAGTGAAGATGGTGTATACACCAACAGAATGGCCGACGTTCACTACAGTTTCTACGAGGTAAGGAATTTTTTCATCCCTTCACTATTCAGCATATTCCGAGAGCACAAAATACAATGGCGGACAAGCTGGTACGGGGTGCTAGAAATCAGCCTGCtgctatggtttatgttgattTGATTCTTCCAAAGTGGCTCTTAGATCAGGAATCTATTTAGTTTCGTTATAGCCTTTTGccgtaaaaaaaatagagttgaAAAAGCTACAAcccattttaaaataaaccatttTAGTTATTAACCTTTAAACTAGAACCAAAAAATTCATTATTTGtgtttaaaaatcaattttaatacTGTAAAAAATCAACCATTAAACATAATTAgcgaaattaaataattatctattaacagagctaaaatagttaaaatcaGAGTTTTTTCTTATCAAATCTGAAAGTGGAGAATTAGAATGGTTAATTTTCTTTAATGATTTTATCAATttgtacttttttaaaaaaaatttaaaaaaatttcttttcagTTGGGGGAAATACGCGGGAAATGAGTTTGATTTGGTTAAAGCTGTTGTCAACGACCAACGACGTGTTTCCCTCTAAATGTTTttctcgtctctctctctctctctctctctcgcctaTATTACAACTtcattctcttctctctcctcccacctctctctttctctgtctCTACATCTTGATATTGAAAGAAACAATGGCTACGGTAAGAACAAACACACACACCTCATCTcttttgatcatcatcatcatcttcatctctctctgtTTGATTTGGTGCAGGAGAACAAAGGAAGGCCATTGCCGAAGTTTGGTGAATGGGACGTGAACAATCCTGCATCGGCAGAAGGATTCACTGTCATTTTCAGCAAAGCTAGCGACGAGAAGAAGACCAAGAAAGCATCTGGTGCAGTCCCTAATAGTCAGAGAAATCAAAACTCCGATCAAAACAACCACCATGATTCTcaaaattcaaaacctaagGTAGTTTTACTTTTCTTTCTCATCACATTCAACTTCTTAGTGTACGTTCGTTCCTGAATAGCACAGATTGCTAACCTGATCTTATGTTCTCTGAGCAGAAGAAATGGCTTTGCTTCCGTTGATTCCTGCCTTCTTCTGAAGAATCCGAGGATCATGAAGCTGAACAAGTTAGCAGAAGATACACACAACACAGCTTTCTTCTCCTCTGCTgatattatacatttttgtttcttaattttattttgccCACATTTTGGCCACAATGGATATAAAGATTTGTCTCCTGGCTCCTCCTAAGAACTTGTTTTTGATGGAAATATAATTGAGGACAACAGTCCTTTTCAGACATAATTAATGCTATTGTTTCCTATCAATGTAACAAGACTATATAAAATGGTTTCTCAATAGCCTTCCAATAGCTTTAAACTCCTCTACCCCATAACAAATTAACATTCAAGTTCACATATATGTTGTGAGCTTCGAAA of the Brassica napus cultivar Da-Ae unplaced genomic scaffold, Da-Ae ScsIHWf_716;HRSCAF=1039, whole genome shotgun sequence genome contains:
- the LOC125605188 gene encoding uncharacterized protein LOC125605188, encoding MDVRGGCCIARYGGYGGRYGLSKADRIMLRFRPIAPKPSSDGGGGSPGAGKYCSSTTSGGSSDVSSNTKRGKRKYHKESSGVNSRRCNKRKRPNTRTAVTLSLLPDLNVSPVEKQRQNGPLWLSFSGGDHEMLTPYKTAEISQRTVVVSSCVTVERVTDAWTNGYGLGKTDDEKKLNLAREACPGFISDGVGRVTWTNKAYRKMAKEDINIPVEDGAPGMSYDNFHVIVRLVMKERPMLTYPAFTCSVRLQYTCQDRERGSVTVPCDVWRMDDGGFAWKLDVKTALCL
- the LOC111213731 gene encoding 30S ribosomal protein S21, chloroplastic-like, translating into MASLSDVFSRLLSPSLSPSPPSLKPTFTRPSPQLSFKSDHDDVTNRVAYPSLANANLVFFKSGNYNVEVVPKDGETEEQLVNDFKRSVFRAGVLQETRRRRFFESAQEKRKRKTKEAAKKYRKRRPNPKPKQHSAPSEVTKSRREVEEDDNWELPPEEIEIPYTDRF
- the LOC111213729 gene encoding uncharacterized protein LOC111213729, with product MGRLKESSPVIPLLLLLLFPLLLLSQVLGESESTREGNAPEIHCSRHRSRAAWQIIQDYLTPFVERERYQIPNKCRLHPDNDLYRDQEQHKVHVDIYEWKCGYCRKSFNEEKFLDQHFATRHYNLLNTTGTKCLADLCGALHCDFVLMSSKKGKSKCNPAAAAKNRHLCESLANTCFPVSQGPAASRLHEHFLRQFCDAHTCTGKNKPFPKGGKKKSGVFYLAVSILTLMLLPLFYLLVFLHQREKRTGTQVLRRIVKTGKKTKPS
- the LOC125605189 gene encoding uncharacterized protein LOC125605189, with product MSLIWLKLLSTTNDVFPSKCFSRLSLSLSLSPILQLHSLLSPPTSLFLCLYILILKETMATENKGRPLPKFGEWDVNNPASAEGFTVIFSKASDEKKTKKASGAVPNSQRNQNSDQNNHHDSQNSKPKKKWLCFR